TCAAGGAGCGCATCTACCAGTCGGCCAAGGACGTGGACGTGCTCATCACCGAGATCGGCGGCACCACCGGCGACATCGAGGGGCTGCCGTTTCTTGAGGCGCTGCGCCAGTTCGCGCTCGAAGTCGGGCCGCGCGACGCGATTTTCATGCACGTCACGCTCGTGCCGTATTTGCAGGCGGCAGGCGAACTCAAGACCAAGCCCTCGCAGCAATCCGTCGCGAAACTCCGCGAGATCGGCATCCAGCCGCACATCCTCGTGTGCCGTTGCGACCACCCGCTCGAACACAGCATGCGCGACAAGCTGTCGCTTTTCTGCAACGTTCCCGTGAAGGCCGTCATCGAGTGCCGCGATGTGGATTCGATCTACGAACTGCCCATCGCGCTGCAAAAGGAGGGCGTGGACGATCTGGTGATCGAGCTGTTCGGCCTGAAAAATCCGCTCCCGGAAAAAAACATCTGGGAGGAAATCGTGCGCCGCGTGAAAAGCCCCGCGCACGAGATCACCATCGGCGTGGTCGGCAAATACATCGAACTCCAAGACGCCTACAAATCCGTTTACGAATCGGTCGCGCACGGCGGCATCGCGAACAATTGCAAGGTCAACATCCTCCGCATCGACGCGGAGGACCTGGAGGGCAAGGACGGCCTGGCGAAACTCCGGCAGCTCGACGGCATCCTCGTGCCCGGCGGCTTCGGGGATCGCGGCACCGAGGGCAAGATCGCGGCGGCGCGCTACGCCCGCGAGCACGGCATCCCGTATTTCGGCCTCTGCCTCGGGCTGCAAATCGCGGTGATCGAGTATTGCCGCAACGTCCTGAAGCTGCACGACGCGAACAGCACGGAATTCGCCCCCGACTCCCCCAATCCCGTCATCAACATGATGGAGGAGCAGAAAAAGATCATCGACAAGGGCGCGACCATGCGGCTCGGCAGCTAC
This genomic stretch from Termitidicoccus mucosus harbors:
- a CDS encoding CTP synthase; protein product: MKYIFVTGGVVSSLGKGLTAAAIGALLEMRGLKVRIQKFDPYLNVDPGTMSPFQHGEVYVLEDGAETDLDLGHYERFTSGKLSRLNSLTSGQVYESVIQKERRGAYLGKTVQVIPHVTNEIKERIYQSAKDVDVLITEIGGTTGDIEGLPFLEALRQFALEVGPRDAIFMHVTLVPYLQAAGELKTKPSQQSVAKLREIGIQPHILVCRCDHPLEHSMRDKLSLFCNVPVKAVIECRDVDSIYELPIALQKEGVDDLVIELFGLKNPLPEKNIWEEIVRRVKSPAHEITIGVVGKYIELQDAYKSVYESVAHGGIANNCKVNILRIDAEDLEGKDGLAKLRQLDGILVPGGFGDRGTEGKIAAARYAREHGIPYFGLCLGLQIAVIEYCRNVLKLHDANSTEFAPDSPNPVINMMEEQKKIIDKGATMRLGSYECALTPGTLAAKAYGQSSIRERHRHRYEVNNAYVGQLQRGGMIVSGINPRRNLVEIVEVKKHPWFLAVQFHPEFQSKPDKPHPLFAAFIAAALKTRKAKSAGKAAAKARKNAAKKTRAATKRAAA